A stretch of the Prosthecodimorpha staleyi genome encodes the following:
- a CDS encoding SDR family NAD(P)-dependent oxidoreductase: MPTRYDFEGQVAVVTGGAQGIGRAVVERLLTDGARVAIWDLDVELAAETAAELGGDTDILPVKVDIGDYASVEAARDATVAKFGQVDILVNNAGIAGTNAKLWDYPVDEWNRIFRINTAGTFHCCKALAPLMIARNYGRIANVASIAGKEGNPNASAYSASKAAVIALTKSLGKELADYDIAVNCLTPAAARTAIFSQMSEEHIAFMLSKIPRGRFVAVEEVAATIAFMVSRECSFTTGAVFDVSGGRATY; this comes from the coding sequence GGTGGTGACCGGCGGTGCGCAGGGCATCGGGCGGGCTGTGGTCGAGCGACTCCTGACCGACGGTGCCCGGGTCGCGATCTGGGATCTCGATGTCGAACTCGCCGCGGAGACGGCGGCCGAGCTCGGCGGCGACACCGACATCCTACCGGTCAAGGTCGACATCGGCGACTATGCCAGCGTCGAGGCGGCGCGCGACGCGACCGTCGCCAAGTTCGGCCAGGTCGACATCCTGGTCAACAATGCCGGCATCGCCGGCACCAACGCCAAGCTGTGGGACTATCCGGTCGACGAGTGGAACCGCATCTTCCGGATCAACACCGCCGGCACCTTCCATTGCTGCAAGGCGCTCGCGCCGCTGATGATCGCGCGCAACTACGGCCGCATCGCCAATGTCGCCTCGATCGCCGGCAAGGAGGGCAATCCGAACGCCTCGGCCTATTCGGCCTCCAAGGCGGCCGTGATCGCGCTGACCAAGTCGCTCGGCAAGGAACTCGCCGACTACGACATCGCCGTGAACTGCCTGACCCCGGCCGCCGCCCGCACGGCGATCTTCTCGCAGATGTCGGAAGAGCATATCGCCTTCATGCTGTCCAAGATCCCGCGCGGCCGCTTCGTCGCCGTCGAGGAGGTCGCCGCGACGATCGCCTTCATGGTCTCGCGCGAGTGCTCCTTCACCACCGGCGCGGTCTTCGACGTCTCGGGCGGACGG